A genomic region of Gammaproteobacteria bacterium contains the following coding sequences:
- a CDS encoding nucleotidyltransferase — protein MPISEAQLDTWSHQGAVTTSSTTYATIKAAIQRPGLAYSGLVYRVFLQGSYGNDTNIHGVDSDVDVVICLESTYHGDLSALSVLAKMSYHADHPGPPAYQLSNFKNDVRAALDAAFPYAVHGGSKALHIAANGARRKADVIVATNYFQYSMYVSDALESHTSGITFQTAGGKMLVNYPAQHSVNCTAKHQATGNRFKPTVRIFKNIRNRLIDNGLIGAGTVPSYFLEGLLSNVPNNLFVASRQATVSGILTYLQQANRANFMCANGLHPLHTGDPDLCWQATQCTAFINTANIWWLLAI, from the coding sequence ATGCCGATCTCAGAAGCCCAACTCGACACGTGGTCGCACCAGGGAGCGGTGACGACGAGTAGCACCACTTACGCAACCATCAAAGCAGCGATTCAGCGACCCGGCCTGGCATATAGCGGTCTGGTCTACCGGGTCTTCCTGCAAGGTTCATACGGCAACGACACCAACATCCACGGTGTCGACAGTGACGTGGACGTGGTCATCTGCCTGGAAAGCACCTACCACGGTGATCTGTCAGCGCTCTCCGTCCTAGCCAAGATGAGCTATCACGCGGATCATCCAGGTCCCCCCGCGTACCAGCTCTCCAATTTCAAGAACGACGTCCGAGCAGCTTTGGATGCAGCGTTCCCCTACGCTGTCCACGGTGGAAGCAAGGCGCTGCATATCGCGGCTAACGGAGCCCGGCGCAAGGCCGACGTGATCGTGGCTACCAATTACTTCCAGTACTCCATGTACGTCAGCGACGCGTTGGAGTCGCACACATCCGGGATCACGTTCCAGACCGCCGGCGGCAAGATGCTCGTCAACTATCCGGCGCAGCACAGCGTGAATTGTACGGCTAAGCACCAGGCGACAGGCAACAGGTTCAAACCGACGGTCCGCATATTCAAGAACATACGCAACCGTCTCATCGACAACGGCCTCATTGGCGCTGGGACTGTTCCCTCCTACTTCCTGGAAGGACTACTCTCTAACGTTCCAAACAACCTCTTTGTTGCCTCGCGGCAGGCCACGGTGTCAGGCATTCTGACCTACCTGCAGCAGGCCAATCGTGCCAACTTCATGTGCGCCAATGGGCTACACCCTCTCCACACCGGTGATCCCGACCTGTGCTGGCAGGCTACCCAATGCACCGCCTTCATCAATACCGCCAATATTTGGTGGCTGCTCGCGATTTAG
- a CDS encoding nucleotidyltransferase, whose amino-acid sequence MPRTIEEGFRDFLPKLTPSSWESEAAKSHRASIEACLSNNFGLNRFTRIGSFGNGTSISGYSDVDYMACLPSQSLSINSATALTKVRNALDVRFPNTGVHVSCPAVVVPFGSTSSEQTEVVPGDYRHESNGYSVYEIADGAGGWMKAAPDAHNEYVRSIDKKLSGKVKPLIRFIKAWKYYRDVPISSFYLELRVAKYANGEKSIVYDIDVARVLRELDSNGLADMQDPMGISGYIPACSSLAQKQDALSKLATATSRADKARTAASQEKISDAFDWWRLLYDYNFPTYYL is encoded by the coding sequence ATGCCACGCACAATCGAGGAAGGCTTCCGCGACTTCCTGCCAAAACTTACACCTAGCTCTTGGGAATCCGAAGCCGCCAAGAGCCATCGCGCCTCGATCGAGGCCTGTTTGTCCAATAACTTTGGACTGAACCGTTTTACGCGTATTGGCTCGTTCGGTAATGGCACCAGTATTTCGGGATACAGCGATGTCGACTACATGGCATGTCTTCCAAGCCAATCTCTGAGTATTAACTCCGCCACTGCTCTAACTAAGGTACGCAATGCCTTGGATGTTCGATTTCCAAACACGGGCGTACACGTGTCATGCCCAGCGGTTGTTGTACCGTTCGGTTCAACCTCATCGGAACAAACGGAAGTAGTTCCAGGAGACTACCGCCACGAGAGCAACGGATATTCGGTCTACGAGATCGCAGACGGCGCTGGCGGCTGGATGAAGGCGGCGCCTGATGCTCACAATGAATACGTCAGGTCGATAGACAAGAAATTGAGCGGGAAGGTTAAGCCTCTAATCAGATTTATTAAGGCCTGGAAATACTACCGAGACGTGCCAATCTCGTCATTCTATTTGGAGCTGCGAGTCGCCAAGTACGCTAATGGGGAAAAATCGATTGTCTACGACATTGATGTGGCCAGGGTTCTCCGTGAATTGGATTCCAATGGGCTTGCGGACATGCAAGACCCTATGGGGATATCTGGCTATATCCCTGCTTGTAGCTCGTTGGCTCAAAAGCAAGATGCGCTATCAAAGTTGGCAACCGCTACGTCTCGTGCCGACAAAGCAAGGACGGCGGCAAGCCAGGAAAAGATCTCGGATGCTTTTGATTGGTGGCGTCTGCTCTACGATTACAACTTCCCCACGTACTATCTCTAA
- a CDS encoding WYL domain-containing protein — translation MAQKFEFIEWRAYWVGRVNRSDLEERFGVSTPQASLDLRAYVEAAPENIEYDKNEKAYLPKPGFQPKYLKLSADRYLRQLDAILNSAISAVDTWFGSPPPAAVMQMVLRNVEPEILRTVLRAIDGRLALDVVYQSINKGTQTRTIVPHGLGFDGHRWHARAWCVSRQEYRDFVISRIISVNDSRPVDTNPSNDIEWIKLVDLKLVAHPKLNDAQRATIERDFGMVNGVRTITTRAALAYYYIRNLNLDLSDDAIPPERKQLHLTNLAEVENCQRLAREESKKITSALNVRAL, via the coding sequence GTGGCCCAGAAGTTCGAGTTCATCGAATGGCGGGCATATTGGGTCGGGCGGGTTAACCGAAGCGACCTGGAAGAGAGATTTGGGGTTTCCACCCCACAGGCTTCTTTGGACCTGAGGGCATACGTCGAAGCAGCCCCAGAAAATATCGAATACGACAAAAATGAGAAGGCCTACTTACCCAAACCTGGGTTTCAGCCGAAGTACCTGAAGCTTTCCGCCGATCGTTACTTACGTCAGCTGGATGCCATCCTAAACAGCGCTATCTCTGCAGTGGACACCTGGTTTGGAAGCCCCCCACCTGCTGCAGTGATGCAAATGGTTTTACGCAATGTTGAGCCAGAAATTCTAAGAACCGTTCTGAGAGCTATCGATGGCCGCTTAGCGTTAGATGTTGTTTATCAATCGATCAACAAAGGTACGCAGACGCGGACGATAGTACCGCATGGACTGGGTTTCGATGGTCACCGCTGGCATGCCCGTGCATGGTGTGTCTCCCGACAGGAGTATCGTGATTTTGTGATTTCACGAATCATTTCTGTTAATGACAGCCGTCCCGTCGACACTAATCCCTCTAACGACATCGAATGGATAAAGCTTGTTGATTTGAAACTTGTCGCGCACCCAAAACTCAATGATGCACAACGAGCTACGATTGAACGAGATTTTGGAATGGTAAATGGGGTACGAACTATCACAACTAGAGCAGCGCTTGCCTATTATTATATCCGCAACCTCAATCTCGACTTAAGCGATGATGCCATTCCTCCTGAACGTAAGCAGCTGCATCTAACAAATCTTGCCGAAGTGGAGAATTGCCAGCGCCTCGCAAGGGAAGAGTCTAAGAAAATAACTTCCGCCCTGAATGTACGAGCCCTCTAG
- a CDS encoding S-4TM family putative pore-forming effector: MNNIPAKQNEQEELRKLAAMRFTYSSAKMVLFWQFFLSVPVSVTAAILSLAYPSLKGYATFIGLVVTALNLAWLTPWQTRLRKQAANIQEAFDCYVLDLEWNPIKAGQRPLPELIKERADQYFPNRTDFPGLRDWYPIVVGTVRLEIGRIICQRENCVWDAKQRHSYATAMVSFIAACIVAVFVAGMVEGLTVEKWILSVVGPLIPAFTFAWQQGREHRAAATRLEDLRNHADGLVDAVLGGLADGQATALSRSLQDEILDSRQRNAPVFDWVFNFLRPEYEAQMRYGAKELVAKVARNGGGSGSQ; the protein is encoded by the coding sequence ATGAACAACATACCTGCAAAACAAAATGAACAAGAAGAGCTTAGAAAGCTCGCAGCTATGCGATTTACCTATTCGTCAGCCAAGATGGTTCTCTTCTGGCAGTTTTTTCTGAGCGTTCCCGTCTCTGTAACAGCCGCGATCTTGTCGCTGGCGTACCCAAGTCTCAAGGGTTATGCGACGTTCATAGGCTTGGTAGTGACCGCCTTGAACCTGGCGTGGCTGACCCCATGGCAGACACGTCTCCGAAAGCAGGCAGCTAACATCCAGGAAGCGTTCGATTGCTATGTGCTGGATTTGGAGTGGAACCCAATCAAGGCAGGCCAACGCCCATTACCGGAGCTCATCAAAGAGAGAGCTGACCAGTATTTTCCAAATCGGACCGACTTCCCGGGTCTTAGGGATTGGTACCCCATCGTGGTTGGGACTGTCCGGCTTGAGATAGGTCGAATTATCTGTCAAAGAGAGAACTGTGTTTGGGATGCCAAGCAGAGGCACTCCTATGCCACGGCAATGGTCTCTTTCATTGCGGCTTGTATTGTCGCGGTATTCGTAGCTGGCATGGTAGAAGGTCTTACGGTCGAGAAATGGATCCTCTCAGTCGTCGGACCACTAATACCGGCATTCACATTTGCGTGGCAACAGGGGCGAGAGCACCGTGCTGCTGCGACGAGACTTGAGGATCTGAGAAACCATGCCGACGGCTTAGTGGATGCGGTACTCGGTGGGCTTGCGGATGGCCAAGCAACAGCGCTATCACGAAGCTTGCAGGACGAGATACTAGACTCTAGGCAGCGGAATGCTCCTGTCTTTGACTGGGTTTTCAATTTTCTACGACCAGAGTACGAAGCACAGATGCGATATGGTGCCAAGGAGCTGGTTGCCAAGGTGGCGCGCAACGGAGGTGGAAGTGGATCGCAATAG
- a CDS encoding toprim domain-containing protein, whose product MQQTTPVTPDQRRRAAMVPPYRERGAPTLDTPLADEGDYCSNPLAPEDQLALNQVTTYFTKAIRRSLPGQQFLRRLGLNDPEVITAFKLGYSDRTLCHRLGDPRTVAGGTLRGRMQRLGILRPSGHELFRGSLVVPILNERGDTEDMYGHKSSYKQRYMTPLHVSLFDPPRGVFNIRGIKGHEEIVLCGVPIDALTLWCHGVKNVTTTLGVKGLTVEHLDTFARFGVKRVVIAFERTKMGDDEARYVAQALDAMRIDVRRMDLPSGLDVNTYSRLRYPTKGSLQDMVRDSHEFRQTYINLRENMECRRAQKRSH is encoded by the coding sequence ATGCAACAAACAACACCTGTAACACCCGATCAGCGCCGCCGGGCAGCCATGGTGCCTCCGTACCGCGAACGAGGTGCGCCAACCCTGGATACCCCATTGGCCGATGAAGGGGACTATTGCAGCAACCCCTTGGCGCCTGAGGACCAGCTCGCCCTGAATCAAGTGACTACCTACTTCACCAAGGCTATCCGCCGGAGCCTGCCAGGACAGCAGTTCCTCAGGCGTCTGGGGCTCAATGACCCGGAGGTGATCACCGCGTTCAAGCTGGGCTATTCGGACAGGACTCTCTGCCATCGCTTGGGGGATCCGAGAACCGTGGCAGGAGGAACTCTGCGCGGCCGGATGCAGCGGCTCGGGATCCTGCGGCCCAGCGGGCATGAGCTATTCCGAGGGTCACTCGTGGTCCCAATCCTCAATGAGCGAGGGGACACTGAGGACATGTATGGGCACAAGTCCTCATATAAGCAGCGCTACATGACTCCGCTCCATGTCTCGTTGTTCGATCCGCCCCGCGGCGTGTTCAACATCCGAGGCATCAAGGGCCATGAAGAGATTGTGCTTTGCGGAGTCCCCATCGATGCCCTCACGTTGTGGTGCCACGGGGTAAAGAATGTGACCACCACTCTGGGTGTTAAGGGGCTAACGGTCGAGCACTTGGATACCTTTGCCAGGTTCGGGGTAAAGCGCGTCGTTATCGCGTTCGAACGTACCAAGATGGGTGATGACGAAGCCCGATACGTAGCCCAGGCCCTGGATGCCATGCGGATCGATGTGCGGAGGATGGATCTGCCAAGTGGCTTGGATGTGAACACCTATAGCCGGCTGAGGTATCCGACCAAGGGCAGTCTCCAGGACATGGTCCGCGATTCCCACGAGTTCCGCCAGACCTATATCAACCTACGGGAGAACATGGAATGCCGAAGGGCACAAAAGCGCTCTCATTGA
- a CDS encoding tyrosine-type recombinase/integrase, with the protein MPKGTKALSLIRGLELHIEDCMARGQSTRTAEGKRYVLSGFIAWCLTQEITLVQQVTIQVLEAYRKYLFQYRQPNNKKPLDIATQRNRLTDVVMYFRRLRKTGYIRKDPGHEFEMPYVPRRPPQAYLSVEEIEAICRLPLLYGIKGCRDRTIIEVHFATGIRRAEVANLDISDIDFKEEIVIVRQGKGRRDRRVPIAKRALAWVKFYVKHIRPRFARVDSGNALFLTDRGKRFEPRKLGERTSRYVKLAGINKRGGSTLFRHSTATLMLDNGADIRHVQEMMGHADIKNTQIYTHVAIGKLKEVYKRTHPAAQTGVLHG; encoded by the coding sequence ATGCCGAAGGGCACAAAAGCGCTCTCATTGATCAGAGGTCTTGAGCTGCATATCGAGGACTGCATGGCCCGCGGCCAGAGCACACGCACGGCCGAGGGCAAGCGCTATGTCTTGAGCGGATTTATAGCTTGGTGTCTTACACAAGAGATCACCCTGGTCCAACAAGTGACTATCCAGGTCCTGGAGGCTTATCGGAAGTATTTATTCCAGTACCGGCAGCCCAATAACAAAAAGCCTCTAGACATCGCTACTCAGCGTAACCGGCTGACGGATGTGGTGATGTATTTCAGGCGGCTTAGGAAGACAGGCTATATCAGGAAGGACCCGGGACACGAGTTCGAGATGCCCTACGTGCCGCGGCGCCCGCCTCAAGCTTATCTCTCTGTCGAGGAAATCGAAGCCATCTGCCGGCTGCCACTGCTCTATGGAATCAAAGGCTGCCGGGACAGGACAATTATCGAAGTCCACTTCGCCACTGGAATCCGTCGGGCCGAGGTGGCCAATCTCGATATCTCCGATATCGACTTCAAAGAAGAGATCGTCATCGTCCGACAGGGCAAGGGACGACGGGACAGACGGGTTCCCATAGCTAAGCGGGCGTTGGCCTGGGTGAAGTTCTACGTGAAGCATATCCGGCCGAGATTCGCCCGAGTCGACTCGGGGAATGCGCTGTTCCTCACAGATCGTGGCAAGCGCTTCGAACCCCGGAAGCTCGGAGAGCGCACATCCCGCTACGTGAAGCTCGCTGGCATCAACAAGCGGGGCGGGTCAACCCTGTTCCGGCACAGCACTGCCACGCTGATGCTGGACAATGGCGCTGATATACGGCACGTCCAGGAGATGATGGGCCACGCGGATATTAAGAACACCCAAATCTACACACACGTCGCTATCGGCAAGCTGAAGGAGGTCTATAAGCGAACTCACCCCGCGGCACAAACTGGGGTGCTACATGGATAG
- the istA gene encoding IS21 family transposase, producing MNKILEVLRMKSGTELSERRIGELLSLSPTTVARYWRIFKDKGYDLAELEKLTYEELDRKFNSAFRRLVRKRMPDWDYIHRAMKQKYETLQRLWEEYCLAGPGDAYSRSQFGELYRNEVMKLDVVMRQTHLAGQCIFVDFCGQTVSWTDPETGVVHQMQIFIAVMGCSNYTFILAVPDQSLKSWIHAHNKMYEFFGGVAEAVTSDNLKAAVIKAGRDMKLNKTYFELGKHYRTIILPARPGKPRDKAKVESGVRFVYRVVLAALKNRSFFSPEEINQSFEELLVRLNERPFKRLPGSRKSWFEDLDKPALRPLPAEPFEYAEWRAPQKVPNDYHVMVDKHYYSVPCALIHSIVEARVTQTTVEFYQGGRRVATHAVSNVIGGQTTAPEHQPPSHRAYAEQTPALFQEWAMGIGPAALAVVQEQFASKPHTQIGIRACAQLKGLGRTYGPDRLEAACRRAQAIESLTVKSVQSILKSGRDQIPPDDDPLPPHLPPHQNIRGSDYYAGR from the coding sequence ATGAACAAGATACTGGAAGTCCTGCGGATGAAATCTGGGACGGAGCTGAGCGAGCGGCGGATCGGCGAGCTTCTCTCGCTGTCGCCGACCACGGTCGCGAGGTATTGGAGAATCTTCAAGGACAAGGGCTATGACCTGGCTGAACTCGAGAAGCTCACCTACGAGGAGCTTGATCGCAAGTTCAATAGCGCCTTCCGTCGCCTGGTCCGCAAGCGCATGCCCGACTGGGACTACATCCACAGGGCGATGAAGCAGAAGTATGAAACCTTACAGCGACTCTGGGAGGAGTATTGCTTGGCGGGCCCTGGCGATGCCTACAGCCGCAGCCAATTCGGCGAACTCTACCGTAACGAGGTCATGAAGCTGGACGTGGTGATGCGTCAGACCCACCTGGCCGGTCAGTGCATTTTCGTCGACTTCTGCGGCCAGACCGTGTCATGGACTGATCCAGAGACCGGCGTAGTCCATCAGATGCAGATCTTCATCGCAGTGATGGGATGCAGCAACTACACATTCATCCTGGCGGTCCCCGACCAATCCCTAAAGTCGTGGATCCACGCACACAACAAGATGTACGAGTTTTTCGGTGGAGTCGCCGAAGCGGTCACCTCGGACAACTTGAAGGCCGCGGTCATAAAAGCAGGCCGCGACATGAAGCTGAACAAGACCTACTTCGAGCTGGGGAAGCATTACCGGACGATCATCCTGCCGGCCCGCCCCGGCAAACCCCGTGACAAGGCTAAGGTCGAGAGCGGCGTTCGCTTTGTGTACAGGGTCGTCCTGGCTGCACTCAAGAACCGGAGCTTCTTCAGTCCGGAGGAGATCAACCAGAGCTTTGAGGAGCTTCTGGTCCGCTTGAACGAGAGGCCGTTCAAGCGGCTCCCTGGGTCCCGGAAGTCGTGGTTCGAGGATCTGGATAAGCCAGCCCTGCGCCCGTTGCCGGCAGAACCCTTCGAGTATGCGGAATGGCGTGCTCCCCAGAAGGTGCCGAACGACTATCACGTAATGGTCGACAAGCACTACTACTCGGTGCCTTGCGCCTTGATCCACAGCATCGTGGAGGCGCGGGTGACCCAGACAACTGTCGAGTTCTACCAGGGTGGTCGTCGGGTCGCCACACACGCGGTGAGCAATGTCATTGGGGGTCAGACCACGGCTCCGGAGCATCAGCCGCCGTCCCACCGCGCTTATGCGGAGCAGACGCCGGCCTTGTTCCAGGAGTGGGCCATGGGCATCGGTCCGGCCGCGCTCGCCGTGGTCCAGGAGCAGTTTGCGTCCAAGCCCCACACCCAGATTGGTATCCGTGCCTGCGCACAGCTAAAGGGACTCGGACGCACCTATGGACCCGACCGTCTCGAGGCGGCGTGCCGGCGAGCCCAGGCCATCGAGTCCCTGACCGTCAAAAGCGTCCAGTCGATCCTGAAGAGCGGCAGGGACCAGATTCCGCCCGACGATGATCCCCTGCCGCCCCATTTGCCGCCGCATCAGAACATCCGTGGGTCCGACTACTACGCCGGGAGGTAA
- the istB gene encoding IS21-like element helper ATPase IstB codes for MSFAQACEVLRRLGLHGMAQSLDDLQVNPAALRDLALSDLVIKLGEGEQNLRSTRRLKRLLKAAGLRGDAYPEDIDYRVKRGLDRQLMADLLSCDWIRRKQNLFIIGPTGVGKTWIAEAMVSQACRNGMPAAVWRVSKLLSAINVGRGDGSAPKLHQRLAKLGLLVLDDWGRVPLTVQARHDLLELVDDRCERGSIAITSQHPVDKWYDWLNDATVADALLDRIVHKAHKINLKGDSMRALKGMG; via the coding sequence ATGTCATTCGCTCAAGCTTGCGAGGTATTGAGGCGCCTGGGCCTACACGGGATGGCGCAGTCATTGGATGATTTGCAGGTCAACCCGGCCGCGCTCCGCGACTTGGCGCTGTCCGACCTAGTCATAAAACTCGGTGAGGGCGAGCAGAACCTGAGGAGCACCCGGCGGCTGAAGCGCTTGCTGAAGGCCGCAGGGCTCCGCGGGGATGCCTACCCGGAGGACATCGACTATCGGGTGAAACGCGGACTCGATCGCCAGCTCATGGCTGACCTGCTGTCGTGCGACTGGATCCGGAGGAAGCAGAACCTCTTCATCATCGGCCCGACAGGCGTTGGCAAGACATGGATTGCTGAAGCCATGGTGTCCCAGGCATGTCGCAATGGCATGCCGGCAGCCGTTTGGAGGGTCTCCAAACTCCTGTCGGCAATCAACGTCGGGCGCGGAGACGGCAGTGCGCCGAAGCTTCACCAGCGCCTGGCGAAGCTCGGCCTGCTGGTGCTGGACGACTGGGGACGTGTGCCACTGACGGTTCAGGCTCGTCATGACCTCTTGGAGCTTGTGGACGACCGGTGTGAGCGAGGGTCTATCGCCATCACCAGCCAGCACCCGGTCGATAAGTGGTACGACTGGCTCAACGACGCAACCGTCGCCGATGCTCTGTTGGATCGCATCGTTCACAAGGCCCACAAGATCAATCTTAAGGGGGACTCCATGCGGGCTCTCAAGGGCATGGGCTGA
- a CDS encoding ThiF family adenylyltransferase, translated as MSYQSDFSRQQFLGDDSERILRETRVTIVGLGGGGSHIAQQLAHLGVGHIRLIDPQRIDASNLNRLIGATAQDVEQETPKVEIAQRLIKGIRPWVKVEMAQSEWQAAASLIKDTHVLFGCVDGYMQRSYLEAAARRYCLPYIDIGMDVTKLEERHYAVAGQMIVSLPGRPCMRCLGFLTQQRLDQEEDDYGDAGINPQVVWTNGTLASLAVGAFVRLVCPWAPFKYDYEWLELDGNSQQVTSSRQPDYMPKHPCTHYNQCDVGDPFFRWKTI; from the coding sequence ATGAGCTATCAGAGTGACTTCAGTCGACAGCAATTTTTGGGCGATGACTCAGAGCGCATTCTGCGAGAAACGCGGGTCACCATAGTAGGGTTGGGTGGAGGCGGTTCTCATATTGCGCAGCAGCTTGCGCACCTGGGGGTAGGCCATATTCGTCTCATCGATCCACAGCGGATTGATGCAAGCAATTTGAATCGGCTGATTGGAGCTACCGCACAGGACGTTGAACAAGAAACGCCCAAGGTCGAGATTGCCCAGCGCCTAATCAAGGGTATTCGGCCTTGGGTGAAGGTTGAAATGGCACAAAGCGAATGGCAAGCCGCCGCTTCGCTGATAAAGGATACCCACGTCCTATTTGGTTGCGTAGACGGATATATGCAACGTAGCTATCTAGAAGCCGCTGCGCGCCGATATTGCCTTCCGTACATCGATATAGGCATGGATGTTACCAAGCTGGAAGAACGGCATTATGCCGTTGCAGGACAAATGATCGTGTCCTTGCCTGGACGCCCATGCATGCGGTGTCTTGGGTTTCTTACGCAGCAACGACTGGACCAGGAAGAAGATGACTACGGAGATGCCGGCATAAATCCACAAGTGGTGTGGACCAATGGCACCCTTGCGTCTCTGGCCGTAGGGGCATTCGTTCGACTGGTTTGCCCGTGGGCGCCGTTCAAATATGACTATGAGTGGTTGGAGTTGGATGGCAATAGCCAGCAGGTGACTTCTAGCAGGCAGCCTGACTACATGCCGAAACACCCATGTACACACTACAACCAATGTGATGTAGGTGACCCGTTTTTTAGGTGGAAGACAATCTAA
- a CDS encoding patatin-like phospholipase family protein, whose translation MAPKSQKPLYVLALDGGGAKGFYTLGVLRHVEAMIGMPIHQKFGLMYGTSTGSIITSLLALGYSVDEVHTLYKDNVPKVMRRWTRRGRSKAVRKLAVKLFEDKKFDAFKTDVGIVATKWDLSLPMIFKTNINQAFGRRETFKPGFDCTIADAVQASCAAYPYFNRHTVKLHDGTSIELGDGGFCANNPALYAIGDATVAMGIDHQDVRLLSIGVGIYPMPPMGILKRAYYDFKYTQALIKFMEGNTNSMEHLRGLLFRGLQAIRIDDTFSHPELAMDFMEGDVKKLAKIFQRGGDSYAKVEQNLRSLLK comes from the coding sequence ATGGCTCCCAAATCCCAAAAACCCCTATATGTGCTCGCCCTGGATGGCGGCGGCGCCAAGGGCTTCTACACCCTTGGCGTCCTGCGCCACGTCGAGGCCATGATCGGTATGCCGATCCACCAGAAGTTCGGCCTGATGTACGGTACCAGCACGGGATCAATCATCACCTCGCTGCTCGCGCTCGGCTACAGCGTCGACGAGGTGCACACCCTGTACAAGGACAACGTGCCCAAGGTCATGCGCCGCTGGACGCGCCGCGGGCGCTCCAAGGCCGTGCGCAAACTCGCCGTGAAGCTGTTCGAGGACAAGAAGTTCGATGCGTTCAAGACCGACGTCGGCATTGTCGCCACGAAGTGGGATCTGTCCCTGCCGATGATCTTCAAGACCAATATCAACCAGGCGTTCGGTCGTCGGGAAACCTTCAAGCCAGGCTTCGACTGCACGATAGCAGATGCGGTCCAGGCCTCGTGCGCCGCCTACCCCTACTTCAACCGGCATACGGTGAAGCTGCACGATGGCACGTCCATAGAGCTAGGCGACGGCGGCTTCTGCGCCAACAACCCTGCCCTCTACGCCATTGGCGATGCCACAGTGGCCATGGGCATCGACCACCAGGATGTACGGCTGCTGAGCATCGGCGTTGGCATCTACCCTATGCCCCCGATGGGGATCCTGAAGCGCGCCTACTACGACTTCAAGTACACGCAGGCCTTGATAAAGTTCATGGAGGGCAACACCAACTCCATGGAGCACCTCCGCGGCCTGCTGTTCCGCGGCCTGCAGGCCATACGCATCGATGACACCTTCTCACACCCGGAACTGGCCATGGATTTCATGGAGGGTGACGTGAAGAAGCTGGCAAAGATATTCCAGCGGGGTGGCGACTCCTATGCCAAAGTGGAGCAGAACCTGCGATCGCTCCTGAAGTAG
- a CDS encoding S-4TM family putative pore-forming effector: MNSIPTAQNAPEQLQLLAAQRAIYSRAKTILATQLILALPVAILLSFAALYFPASRPYTGLAGVVIATFDAVILTKWQASLRKAAAEVQEAFDCAVLGLPWNQVKVKKPSPETIAEWSQRYSDPDNSAPLRDWYRPEFGELPVGIARLYCQRSNIVWDARQRRIYSRILPFMAAGICVLVVTMGLHWQLTMATIVLAAVLPLAPLFRLSYRDYQDHNGAANRQEEIIRQIDGALEREATDASFARAVQDEIYDYRVRSGLVFDWVFKVLRKSSEDRAKGGAQRVLAEQRRPDKKRNVT, from the coding sequence ATGAACAGTATTCCCACGGCGCAGAACGCGCCTGAACAGCTCCAGCTGCTTGCAGCTCAGAGAGCCATCTATTCGAGAGCCAAGACGATCCTGGCCACGCAGCTGATATTGGCGCTGCCGGTGGCGATATTGCTCTCTTTTGCGGCCCTGTATTTCCCAGCTTCACGACCGTATACCGGCCTTGCCGGCGTTGTGATAGCGACGTTCGATGCGGTGATTCTGACCAAGTGGCAGGCGTCATTGCGAAAGGCTGCGGCGGAAGTGCAGGAGGCTTTTGACTGCGCTGTTCTTGGGCTTCCGTGGAACCAGGTCAAGGTAAAGAAGCCGAGCCCTGAAACCATCGCCGAATGGTCTCAGCGTTACTCCGATCCGGACAACTCTGCACCGCTAAGAGACTGGTATCGACCTGAATTCGGCGAGTTGCCAGTGGGTATAGCCCGCCTCTACTGCCAGCGTTCAAACATCGTGTGGGATGCGCGCCAACGCAGAATCTACTCGCGGATATTGCCCTTCATGGCTGCGGGCATATGTGTACTCGTGGTCACCATGGGTCTTCATTGGCAATTGACCATGGCGACCATCGTCCTGGCTGCAGTCTTGCCTCTGGCGCCATTGTTCCGCCTTTCTTACCGCGATTACCAAGATCACAACGGTGCAGCGAACCGGCAAGAGGAAATCATTCGCCAAATTGATGGTGCCCTCGAGCGTGAAGCCACTGACGCTTCATTTGCTCGCGCAGTGCAGGACGAAATCTACGACTATCGAGTTCGCAGTGGCTTGGTGTTTGATTGGGTATTTAAGGTTCTCCGCAAGTCCTCCGAAGATAGGGCGAAGGGCGGGGCGCAGCGAGTCCTAGCTGAGCAGCGCAGACCGGATAAAAAGCGGAACGTCACCTAG